A window of Marinobacter salarius contains these coding sequences:
- a CDS encoding RNA polymerase sigma factor: METATHQSDEDILINGLKSGNQGAFREAVRLYTPGMMAVARFYLDHASAEEIVQDCWVTVIDAVQTFEGRSGLKTWLHRIVANRAKNHLRKAKREVNADFSEALDPDLAARFAPNGRWATPPSLKSNESAQALMENGALSDCLDRHLFALPETQRSALMLYEAHQHKSDDVCNILDVSASNLRVLLHRARQKIFLMVETFQETGEC, from the coding sequence ATGGAAACCGCAACACATCAGTCTGACGAGGACATCCTCATCAATGGCCTGAAGTCGGGAAACCAGGGCGCGTTTCGCGAGGCTGTGCGTTTATACACCCCCGGCATGATGGCCGTCGCCCGCTTTTACCTTGATCACGCCTCGGCAGAGGAAATTGTCCAGGATTGCTGGGTAACAGTTATCGATGCCGTTCAGACATTTGAGGGCCGATCCGGCCTGAAGACATGGCTGCACCGTATCGTGGCGAACCGGGCCAAGAATCATCTTCGGAAGGCAAAGCGGGAAGTAAACGCGGATTTCTCGGAAGCGCTGGACCCGGACCTCGCCGCCCGCTTCGCGCCAAATGGACGTTGGGCCACACCACCGAGCCTGAAATCCAACGAGTCCGCCCAGGCGCTGATGGAGAACGGCGCGCTGAGCGACTGCCTCGATCGACACCTGTTCGCACTGCCGGAAACACAGCGATCAGCATTAATGTTGTACGAAGCGCATCAGCACAAATCTGACGACGTATGTAACATTCTGGATGTCAGCGCCTCTAACCTGCGCGTGCTCCTTCATCGGGCACGGCAGAAGATCTTTCTGATGGTTGAGACATTTCAGGAGACAGGCGAATGTTAA
- a CDS encoding sodium:solute symporter family transporter, protein MNFTEATLFWGFLVVYGVVMYVLSPKSKNANSFYKGADDQGNPVSQWSLTASIFISWIFAKSVTNAANLGAAYGVTGGLAYASYWLSIPVAGYIIYLIRTQTGARSLQDFLTSRFGRLASLAFAAAILIRLYNEVWSNTAVVGGYFGLPGEWEYYSAAMLFTVFTLAYSLKGGLRSSIFTDVIQAFVFVFFVGAVLFLIVPANDTSALLTDGEFKLNAGFDLLLVALLQMFSYPFHDPVLTDRGFVNKEKTMLKSFVVAGLLGFVAVFIFSLVGVHARLNGIEAMGNAPAAVGQSLGLAALFFMSVVMMTSAGSTLDSTFSSLAKSLAVDLPRLAKRAKDRLPSVRVGAVIMIVFALLGNLPMFAGTDILKATTISGTMVMGLAPVFLFYGFTRWSPWSFHLSFWTGLGLGVLLATGLIPASWAIGDGKYAMLLGVNAYGFLICTAGFFMPLVVRRLAGRSLAAGEV, encoded by the coding sequence ATGAATTTCACGGAAGCGACCCTGTTTTGGGGCTTTTTGGTGGTTTATGGGGTGGTGATGTATGTGTTGTCGCCCAAGAGCAAGAACGCCAATTCGTTCTATAAGGGGGCGGATGATCAGGGTAACCCGGTAAGTCAGTGGTCGCTGACGGCGAGTATTTTCATCAGTTGGATCTTTGCCAAGTCGGTGACCAACGCGGCCAACCTGGGGGCTGCTTATGGCGTCACCGGCGGTCTGGCGTACGCCAGTTACTGGCTGTCGATTCCCGTGGCCGGCTACATCATATATTTGATTCGGACCCAGACCGGTGCCCGCAGCCTGCAGGATTTTCTCACGTCGCGCTTTGGCCGGCTGGCCAGTCTGGCGTTTGCAGCGGCCATCCTGATTCGTCTGTATAACGAAGTCTGGAGTAACACCGCCGTGGTGGGCGGCTATTTCGGGCTGCCGGGTGAGTGGGAGTATTACTCTGCGGCGATGCTGTTTACCGTCTTTACCCTCGCCTACAGCCTGAAAGGTGGCCTGCGGTCGTCGATCTTCACGGATGTGATTCAGGCGTTCGTGTTTGTGTTCTTTGTCGGCGCGGTGCTGTTCCTGATTGTGCCAGCCAATGACACCAGTGCCCTGCTCACCGACGGTGAGTTCAAGCTCAATGCCGGCTTTGACCTGTTGCTCGTCGCGCTGTTGCAGATGTTCAGCTACCCCTTCCACGATCCGGTGTTAACCGACCGCGGCTTCGTGAACAAGGAAAAGACCATGCTGAAGAGCTTCGTGGTGGCCGGACTGTTGGGCTTTGTGGCGGTGTTTATCTTCAGCCTCGTCGGTGTTCACGCCCGACTCAATGGCATTGAGGCCATGGGTAATGCGCCCGCGGCTGTCGGGCAATCGCTTGGGTTGGCGGCGCTCTTCTTCATGAGTGTGGTGATGATGACCTCCGCCGGCTCCACGCTGGATTCCACGTTCAGTTCGCTGGCCAAGTCCCTGGCGGTGGATCTGCCACGGCTGGCGAAACGTGCCAAAGACCGCTTGCCGAGCGTTCGCGTGGGTGCAGTGATCATGATTGTGTTCGCGCTGCTGGGTAACCTGCCGATGTTTGCCGGCACCGATATTCTCAAGGCCACCACCATTTCCGGCACCATGGTGATGGGGCTGGCACCGGTGTTCCTGTTTTACGGTTTTACCCGCTGGTCGCCCTGGAGCTTCCATCTCAGTTTCTGGACCGGCCTGGGTCTGGGTGTGCTGCTGGCAACGGGGCTGATTCCCGCCAGCTGGGCCATCGGCGACGGCAAATACGCCATGCTGCTGGGTGTAAACGCCTACGGCTTCCTGATCTGTACCGCTGGCTTCTTTATGCCGCTGGTCGTCCGCCGGCTTGCCGGGCGCTCACTAGCGGCTGGTGAAGTTTAG
- a CDS encoding FAD-dependent oxidoreductase gives MNSKKLVLLLVIGVVVALFISFGGHEILTLENLQKHQSAIEQWIDQNLLVAVLGFAAVYVVVTALSLPGAAIMTLAGGAFFGNVYGLVAVSIASTIGASLAFLVARFLMRDTLRERYAETVEKMDRGIKKDGAFYLATLRLVPVFPFFLINLAMGLTAMKLKTYALVSWAAMLPGTFVYVNAGTQLSTIETTSDIVSANILLSFALLGVFPLIAKFVVGFIRKRRVYAGWQKPESFDYNLLVIGGGSAGLVSAYIAAAVKAKVALIEKDKMGGDCLNTGCVPSKALIRSAKATDTLRHANRYGLESVPVKGSFANIMARVKEVIAKVEPHDSPERFRKLGVDCISGTASFVSPWELEVAHSDGHTERLTARSIVVATGGKPAVPPIPGLAGMDPLTSDNLWSLQTQPERLLVLGGGPIGSELAHAFARLGSKVTQVEMGERLLAKEDADVSEVIRKRFEQDGIDLRLNHAAKEFTIEDGENVVYCEFNGERVRIAFDRVLVAVGRAARTDGLGLEKIGVETLPNGTVPVEEDMSMRFPNVFACGDVAGPYQFTHAAAHQAWYAAVNGLFGEFKRFQVDYRVMPWVTFTSPEVARVGLSEAEAKEKGVAYEVTRYGLDDLDRAIAESEDYGFIKVLTPPGKDKILGAVVVGVHAGEILAEFTLAMKHGLGLNKILGTIHPYPTWNESAKYAAGEWKREHAPQGILKLLEKLHGWRRGKQTGDKAAREATT, from the coding sequence ATGAACTCCAAAAAGCTCGTTTTGCTGCTGGTTATCGGTGTCGTGGTTGCACTGTTTATCAGTTTTGGCGGTCACGAGATACTCACGCTGGAAAACCTGCAGAAACACCAGTCTGCCATTGAGCAATGGATCGATCAGAATTTGTTAGTGGCGGTGCTTGGCTTTGCGGCTGTTTATGTAGTGGTGACGGCCTTGTCGCTACCTGGTGCGGCCATTATGACCCTGGCCGGCGGTGCCTTTTTCGGTAATGTCTATGGACTGGTTGCGGTATCCATTGCGTCGACCATCGGCGCATCTCTTGCGTTCCTGGTGGCCAGGTTCCTGATGCGGGATACCTTGCGGGAGAGGTACGCGGAAACCGTCGAAAAGATGGACCGTGGCATCAAGAAAGACGGTGCGTTCTATCTTGCCACCCTGCGCCTGGTGCCGGTATTTCCGTTTTTCTTGATTAACCTGGCAATGGGTCTGACCGCCATGAAGCTGAAGACCTACGCGCTGGTGAGTTGGGCGGCGATGCTGCCGGGTACCTTTGTGTATGTAAACGCAGGCACGCAGTTGTCGACGATTGAAACCACCAGCGACATTGTGTCGGCCAATATTCTGCTGTCTTTCGCCCTGTTGGGTGTGTTCCCGCTGATTGCCAAGTTCGTTGTCGGTTTCATCCGTAAGCGCCGGGTGTACGCCGGCTGGCAGAAGCCCGAGTCGTTTGATTACAACCTGCTGGTGATCGGCGGTGGCTCGGCCGGCCTGGTGTCGGCGTACATCGCCGCAGCGGTTAAAGCCAAGGTGGCGCTGATCGAGAAAGACAAAATGGGTGGAGACTGCCTCAACACCGGTTGCGTACCGTCCAAGGCGCTGATTCGCAGTGCCAAGGCGACCGACACCCTGCGCCACGCGAATCGTTATGGTTTGGAGTCGGTACCGGTAAAAGGCTCCTTTGCCAATATCATGGCGCGGGTGAAAGAGGTCATCGCCAAGGTGGAACCCCACGACTCGCCCGAGCGCTTCCGCAAACTGGGTGTTGACTGCATCTCCGGCACCGCCAGTTTCGTATCGCCCTGGGAGCTGGAAGTCGCCCACAGTGATGGCCACACCGAGCGCCTGACCGCCCGCAGTATCGTGGTGGCCACTGGGGGTAAGCCGGCGGTGCCGCCCATTCCCGGTTTAGCGGGAATGGACCCGCTGACATCGGACAATCTATGGTCCCTGCAGACCCAGCCCGAGCGCCTGCTGGTGCTTGGTGGAGGCCCCATTGGTTCGGAACTGGCCCACGCCTTCGCAAGGCTTGGCAGCAAGGTGACCCAGGTGGAAATGGGCGAGCGTTTGCTCGCCAAGGAAGACGCCGATGTCTCCGAGGTCATCCGGAAACGGTTTGAACAGGACGGCATTGATCTGCGTCTCAACCATGCCGCCAAGGAGTTCACCATTGAGGACGGAGAAAACGTGGTTTACTGCGAATTCAACGGTGAGCGCGTGAGGATCGCGTTTGACCGGGTTCTGGTGGCTGTTGGTCGTGCCGCTCGGACTGACGGCCTGGGGCTGGAAAAGATTGGGGTGGAAACTCTGCCCAATGGCACTGTGCCAGTGGAAGAAGACATGAGCATGCGCTTCCCCAACGTCTTCGCCTGTGGCGATGTGGCCGGGCCCTATCAGTTTACCCACGCGGCGGCTCATCAGGCCTGGTACGCGGCAGTGAACGGTCTGTTTGGCGAGTTCAAGCGTTTCCAGGTGGATTACCGGGTGATGCCCTGGGTGACCTTTACCTCGCCGGAGGTGGCCAGGGTCGGCCTTAGCGAGGCCGAAGCCAAGGAAAAAGGTGTGGCTTACGAAGTCACCCGCTATGGCCTGGACGACCTGGATCGTGCCATTGCTGAGAGTGAGGATTATGGCTTTATCAAGGTGCTTACGCCGCCAGGGAAGGACAAGATTCTGGGTGCCGTCGTGGTAGGTGTGCACGCTGGCGAGATACTGGCCGAGTTCACCCTGGCCATGAAGCACGGCCTGGGCCTGAACAAAATTCTGGGCACTATCCACCCCTACCCGACCTGGAACGAATCAGCCAAGTATGCCGCTGGAGAGTGGAAGCGCGAACACGCACCCCAGGGCATTCTCAAACTGCTTGAGAAACTTCACGGCTGGCGCCGTGGCAAACAGACCGGCGACAAGGCTGCCCGCGAAGCCACTACGTAG
- a CDS encoding radical SAM protein, with protein sequence MPLTQTAERRIPAVEVLEPRARDSWTHTRNGDPRGYIDSDKLKELWIHTGTACNLACPFCLEGSHPGDGRIPGMKLSDVKPFIHEALDMGVEQFSFTGGEPFVIKDFINILDYASQHRPCFVLTNATDPLLKRRHQVLPLLDNAYPIHFRVSLDFPDRARHDVDRGEGSFDKALEGIRWLVDQGFEVSIARQTDLEEIPADVEAAFREILRDWGIPETLAFTAFPDLGTPGSEDGSPEITETCMEKYPTKEARSHFMCTYTRMLVKRDDRVRVYACTLVDDDPQYDLGGTLAESMDERIMLRHHRCFACYRFGASCSAPG encoded by the coding sequence ATGCCCCTGACCCAAACCGCCGAAAGACGTATTCCCGCCGTGGAAGTGCTGGAACCGAGGGCCCGCGACAGCTGGACTCACACTCGCAACGGCGATCCACGCGGCTACATTGATTCCGACAAGCTCAAGGAACTGTGGATTCATACCGGCACCGCCTGCAACCTGGCCTGCCCGTTTTGCCTGGAAGGGTCACACCCCGGCGATGGCCGTATTCCGGGCATGAAGTTGAGCGACGTGAAACCCTTTATCCACGAAGCCCTGGATATGGGGGTGGAGCAGTTCTCCTTTACCGGCGGTGAGCCATTCGTGATCAAGGATTTCATCAATATCCTCGATTACGCCAGCCAGCACCGTCCCTGCTTTGTCCTGACCAATGCCACGGATCCACTGCTCAAACGCCGTCATCAGGTGCTGCCGTTGCTGGACAACGCCTACCCGATCCATTTCCGCGTCAGCCTGGACTTCCCTGACCGGGCCCGGCATGACGTGGATCGGGGTGAAGGTAGCTTTGACAAGGCTCTTGAAGGCATACGCTGGCTGGTGGATCAGGGGTTTGAAGTGTCGATTGCCCGGCAAACCGATCTGGAGGAGATCCCGGCCGATGTGGAAGCGGCTTTCCGCGAGATTCTGCGGGACTGGGGCATTCCTGAAACGCTGGCGTTCACCGCGTTCCCTGATCTGGGAACGCCCGGCTCAGAGGACGGCAGCCCGGAGATTACCGAAACCTGCATGGAGAAGTACCCCACCAAAGAGGCGCGGTCGCACTTCATGTGTACTTATACGCGCATGTTGGTGAAGCGCGATGACCGGGTGCGGGTGTATGCCTGCACGTTGGTGGATGACGATCCGCAGTATGACCTTGGCGGGACGCTGGCGGAGAGCATGGATGAGCGGATTATGTTGCGGCATCACCGGTGTTTTGCCTGTTATCGGTTTGGGGCTAGTTGTTCGGCGCCTGGGTGA
- a CDS encoding zf-HC2 domain-containing protein, producing MLMCRDLARIASDYIDGELGTGKVMSVKMHLLMCGRCRSFIGSLRASIELMSAHSSQQLDEDLVRRIDERVSESLNARRSGNETSEP from the coding sequence ATGTTAATGTGCCGAGACCTGGCTCGCATCGCCAGTGATTACATTGACGGTGAATTGGGCACCGGGAAGGTGATGTCTGTGAAGATGCACCTGCTGATGTGCGGTCGCTGTCGCAGCTTCATTGGCAGCCTGAGGGCCAGTATAGAGCTTATGAGCGCCCACTCGAGCCAGCAGCTGGACGAAGATCTGGTACGCCGGATTGACGAACGTGTCAGTGAGTCGCTCAACGCTCGGCGCTCCGGAAATGAGACGTCGGAACCGTAA